From a single Maniola hyperantus chromosome 3, iAphHyp1.2, whole genome shotgun sequence genomic region:
- the LOC117996228 gene encoding cytochrome b5 domain-containing protein 1 isoform X2, whose amino-acid sequence MIYTKQEWFTPAEVAIHNRASDCWVSLNGKVRNLTSWLQDQFRLCKCTKVCSCAVKNWYCGDDCVEYCDCFKRGYAYCDAKRVTRTVLAYAGKDVSHWFKGDDWVHYTHPIVATRTEYHQHGHGIDRPVVPSTLWRSITNPWWLDESNVEGKLTERARPIRITNTLTGSSDTLEVCSEETIYQIMMRYLPHNSHMLSYTWRYLGRGVEYNKTLAENGIPDERDRFSDVALPENLHIPDLLLYYNDDLTEDPPKDDCFCHDMNCVLDRPEKCYKDIEF is encoded by the exons ATGATATACACAAAGCAAGAATGGTTCACgccagctgaagtggcgatTCACAATAGAGCGAGCGACTGCTGGGTCTCTCTCAACGGGAAAGTACGGAACCTCACCTCCTGGCTTCAAGATCAGTTCAGGCTGTGTAAGTGTACGAAGGTTTGCTCCTGCGCCGTTAAGAACTGGTACTGTGGCGATGATTGTGTGGAGTATTGCGACTGCTTTAAGCGAGGTTATGCTTATTGTGATGCTAAAAGAGTAA CGAGGACTGTCCTCGCATACGCCGGCAAAGATGTCAGCCACTGGTTCAAGGGAGACGACTGGGTCCACTACACACACCCTATCGTAGCGACTAGAACAGAGTACCATCAACACGGCCACGGCATTGATCGCCCGGTGGTACCTTCGACCCTTTGGAGATCGATCACCAACCCCTGGTGGCTGGATGAGAGTAACGTTGAGGGGAAGTTGACTGAGCGGGCCAGGCCGATTCGGATTACGAATACTTTGACgg GTTCAAGCGATACCCTGGAAGTGTGCTCCGAAGAGACAATATACCAGATCATGATGCGCTACCTGCCCCACAACTCGCACATGCTGTCATATACCTGGCGGTACCTCGGCCGCGGGGTCGAGTACAACAAGACCCTTGCGGAGAATGGCATTCCTGACGAGAGGGACCGCTTCAGCGACGTGGCGCTGCCTGAGAACCTGCACATACCTGATCTGCTGCTGTATTATAATGATGACTTGACTGAAG ATCCGCCGAAAGATGACTGTTTCTGCCACGACATGAACTGTGTCCTGGATCGCCCCGAGAAATGCTACAAAGACATCGAATTTTAA
- the LOC117996228 gene encoding cytochrome b5 domain-containing protein 1 isoform X1, whose protein sequence is MIYTKQEWFTPAEVAIHNRASDCWVSLNGKVRNLTSWLQDQFRLCKCTKVCSCAVKNWYCGDDCVEYCDCFKRGYAYCDAKRLARTVLAYAGKDVSHWFKGDDWVHYTHPIVATRTEYHQHGHGIDRPVVPSTLWRSITNPWWLDESNVEGKLTERARPIRITNTLTGSSDTLEVCSEETIYQIMMRYLPHNSHMLSYTWRYLGRGVEYNKTLAENGIPDERDRFSDVALPENLHIPDLLLYYNDDLTEDPPKDDCFCHDMNCVLDRPEKCYKDIEF, encoded by the exons ATGATATACACAAAGCAAGAATGGTTCACgccagctgaagtggcgatTCACAATAGAGCGAGCGACTGCTGGGTCTCTCTCAACGGGAAAGTACGGAACCTCACCTCCTGGCTTCAAGATCAGTTCAGGCTGTGTAAGTGTACGAAGGTTTGCTCCTGCGCCGTTAAGAACTGGTACTGTGGCGATGATTGTGTGGAGTATTGCGACTGCTTTAAGCGAGGTTATGCTTATTGTGATGCTAAAAGA CTAGCGAGGACTGTCCTCGCATACGCCGGCAAAGATGTCAGCCACTGGTTCAAGGGAGACGACTGGGTCCACTACACACACCCTATCGTAGCGACTAGAACAGAGTACCATCAACACGGCCACGGCATTGATCGCCCGGTGGTACCTTCGACCCTTTGGAGATCGATCACCAACCCCTGGTGGCTGGATGAGAGTAACGTTGAGGGGAAGTTGACTGAGCGGGCCAGGCCGATTCGGATTACGAATACTTTGACgg GTTCAAGCGATACCCTGGAAGTGTGCTCCGAAGAGACAATATACCAGATCATGATGCGCTACCTGCCCCACAACTCGCACATGCTGTCATATACCTGGCGGTACCTCGGCCGCGGGGTCGAGTACAACAAGACCCTTGCGGAGAATGGCATTCCTGACGAGAGGGACCGCTTCAGCGACGTGGCGCTGCCTGAGAACCTGCACATACCTGATCTGCTGCTGTATTATAATGATGACTTGACTGAAG ATCCGCCGAAAGATGACTGTTTCTGCCACGACATGAACTGTGTCCTGGATCGCCCCGAGAAATGCTACAAAGACATCGAATTTTAA